The Streptomyces phaeolivaceus genome has a window encoding:
- a CDS encoding response regulator transcription factor yields MEQTHTTHSGTTATPGAQRRVLVVEDDPTIVDAIAARLRAEGFVVQTASDGPAAVDTAEAWQPDLLILDIMLPGFDGLEVCRRVQAQRPVPVLMLTARDDETDMLVGLGVGADDYMTKPFSMRELAARVHVLLRRVERAALAATTPRSGILRLGELEIDHAQRRVRVRSEDVHLTPTEFDLLVCLANTPRAVLSREQLLAEVWDWADASGTRTVDSHIKALRRKIGAERIRTVHGVGYALETPNP; encoded by the coding sequence ATGGAGCAGACACACACCACCCACAGCGGCACCACAGCGACGCCGGGCGCACAGCGCAGGGTGCTCGTGGTCGAGGACGACCCGACGATCGTCGACGCCATCGCGGCCCGCCTGCGCGCCGAGGGTTTCGTCGTGCAGACCGCGTCCGACGGCCCGGCCGCGGTGGACACCGCGGAGGCCTGGCAGCCCGATCTGCTGATCCTCGACATCATGCTGCCCGGCTTCGACGGCCTGGAGGTGTGCAGGCGCGTCCAGGCCCAGCGGCCCGTCCCCGTGCTGATGCTCACCGCCCGGGACGACGAGACGGACATGCTGGTCGGGCTCGGTGTCGGCGCCGACGACTACATGACCAAGCCGTTCTCCATGCGTGAGCTGGCCGCCCGCGTGCACGTCCTGCTGCGCCGGGTGGAGCGTGCCGCGCTGGCCGCCACCACCCCGCGCTCGGGCATCCTGCGCCTCGGCGAGCTGGAGATCGACCACGCGCAGCGCCGCGTCCGGGTGCGCAGCGAGGACGTGCACCTCACGCCCACCGAGTTCGATCTCCTCGTATGTCTCGCGAACACCCCGCGTGCCGTACTCTCGCGCGAGCAGCTGCTCGCCGAGGTGTGGGACTGGGCGGACGCGTCCGGGACGCGGACCGTGGACAGCCACATCAAGGCGCTGCGGCGGAAGATCGGCGCGGAGCGGATCCGCACGGTGCACGGTGTGGGGTACGCCCTGGAGACCCCGAATCCCTGA
- a CDS encoding spermine/spermidine synthase domain-containing protein produces the protein MPITDEPEVIDRREGPYGEVVLRRHGDLLQIIANGCFLMDTSDGRSERLLVDAALDTLGGRSRPRVLIGGLGVGFSLAHAAADPRWGPITVVEREPSVIDWHRAGPLAEVSAGALADPRTEIVEADLVEYVNETSATFDALCLDIDNGPDWTVSEANGNLYSPIGLASCARVLSPGGVLAVWSARPSAEFEETLGNAGFQQVRTEEIPVARGVPDVVHLAVRPG, from the coding sequence ATGCCCATCACCGACGAACCCGAAGTCATCGACCGGCGCGAGGGCCCCTACGGCGAGGTAGTGCTGCGACGGCACGGAGACCTGCTGCAGATCATCGCCAACGGCTGCTTCCTGATGGACACCTCGGACGGCCGTTCGGAACGGCTGCTGGTCGACGCCGCCCTCGACACCCTGGGCGGTCGTTCTCGGCCACGTGTGCTCATCGGAGGTCTCGGCGTCGGCTTCTCGCTGGCACACGCCGCCGCGGATCCGCGCTGGGGTCCGATCACAGTTGTCGAACGCGAACCCTCCGTCATCGACTGGCACCGCGCGGGCCCCCTGGCCGAGGTGTCCGCCGGAGCCCTCGCGGACCCCCGTACGGAGATCGTCGAAGCCGATCTCGTCGAGTACGTCAATGAGACATCCGCCACGTTCGACGCGCTCTGCCTGGACATCGACAACGGGCCCGACTGGACCGTCTCCGAGGCCAACGGGAACCTCTACTCGCCGATCGGACTCGCAAGCTGCGCAAGGGTGTTGAGCCCTGGTGGGGTGCTTGCCGTGTGGTCCGCCCGGCCATCTGCGGAATTCGAGGAAACCTTGGGGAATGCCGGGTTCCAGCAGGTGCGTACCGAAGAGATCCCGGTTGCCCGAGGAGTTCCGGACGTGGTGCACCTCGCGGTCCGACCTGGATAG
- a CDS encoding glycoside hydrolase family 3 protein: MLPYRDPNRPVDQRVEDLLSRMTLAEKAGQLFHAMLTMNADGSLAEAADGPFLRHGTTELVADGHLTHFNLLGRYGVRETAEWVNRLQALAADTRLGIPVTLSTDPRHAFTDNPGASFNSGAFSAWPEPLGLAAIGEPELVERFGDTVRREYLSVGFRVALHPQIDLATEPRWSRQSGTFGSSAEVTSALVRAYVRGLQGPRLGPRSVAAMVKHFPGGGPQRDGEDPHFPHGKEQIYPGGMHEYHLAPFRAAVEAGCSQMMPYYGQPIGVDGWEEVGFGFNRDVLTGLLRERLGFDGIVCTDWGLLDDAPIGGEPHEARAWGVEHLTVTERAAKALDAGADQFGGEQCPEVIVELIRSGRISEERLDASVRRLLREKFVLGLFERRYVDPDRAEETVGAAEFTTLGDTAQRRSLTVLTNHSLLPLTDRPNLYVEGVGAQTASLYGNVVADPADADVAVLRLRTPYEERPGFFESFFHSGSLAFGEERLKEILGLLAAVPTLVCVNLERPAVLPEIAAKAAALVADYGASDAALLDVAFGRARAEGRLPFELPRSMAAVEASRPDVPNDTEDPVFPYGHGLAL, translated from the coding sequence ATGCTCCCGTACCGCGACCCGAACCGCCCCGTCGACCAGCGCGTGGAAGACCTGCTGTCCCGGATGACCCTCGCGGAGAAGGCGGGTCAGCTCTTCCACGCGATGCTGACCATGAACGCCGACGGGTCCCTGGCCGAGGCCGCCGACGGACCGTTCCTGCGGCACGGCACCACCGAACTGGTCGCGGACGGTCATCTGACCCACTTCAACCTCCTGGGCCGGTACGGGGTCCGGGAGACGGCGGAGTGGGTCAACCGGCTCCAGGCGCTCGCGGCGGACACCCGGCTGGGCATCCCGGTCACGCTCTCCACCGACCCGCGCCACGCGTTCACCGACAACCCGGGCGCCTCCTTCAACTCCGGCGCCTTCTCGGCCTGGCCCGAACCCCTGGGCCTGGCCGCGATCGGCGAACCGGAGCTGGTGGAGAGGTTCGGCGACACGGTCCGCCGCGAATACCTCTCCGTCGGCTTCCGGGTCGCCCTGCACCCGCAGATCGACCTCGCCACCGAGCCCCGCTGGTCCCGCCAGTCCGGCACCTTCGGCTCGTCCGCCGAGGTCACGAGCGCCCTGGTCCGGGCGTACGTACGCGGTCTGCAGGGACCCCGGCTCGGACCGCGCTCGGTCGCCGCCATGGTCAAGCACTTCCCCGGCGGCGGCCCGCAACGGGACGGCGAGGACCCGCACTTCCCGCACGGCAAGGAACAGATCTATCCGGGCGGGATGCACGAGTACCACCTCGCGCCCTTCCGGGCCGCCGTCGAGGCCGGCTGCTCGCAGATGATGCCGTACTACGGCCAACCGATCGGCGTGGACGGCTGGGAGGAGGTCGGCTTCGGCTTCAACCGGGACGTCCTCACCGGCCTGCTGCGCGAACGCCTCGGCTTCGACGGCATCGTCTGCACCGACTGGGGCCTCCTCGACGACGCCCCCATCGGCGGCGAGCCGCACGAGGCCCGCGCCTGGGGCGTCGAACACCTCACCGTCACCGAACGCGCCGCCAAGGCCCTGGACGCGGGCGCCGACCAGTTCGGCGGCGAACAGTGCCCCGAGGTGATCGTCGAACTGATCCGCTCCGGCCGGATCTCCGAGGAGCGGCTCGACGCCTCCGTACGCCGTCTGCTGCGCGAGAAGTTCGTCCTCGGCCTCTTCGAGCGGCGGTACGTCGACCCGGACCGCGCCGAGGAGACCGTCGGCGCAGCCGAGTTCACCACCCTCGGCGACACCGCCCAGCGCCGCTCGCTCACCGTCCTCACCAACCACTCCCTCCTCCCGCTCACCGACCGCCCCAACCTGTACGTCGAGGGCGTGGGCGCGCAGACGGCGTCCCTGTACGGCAACGTGGTGGCCGATCCGGCCGACGCGGACGTGGCCGTACTGCGGCTGCGGACGCCGTACGAGGAACGGCCGGGTTTCTTCGAGTCGTTCTTCCACTCCGGGTCACTGGCCTTCGGCGAGGAGCGGCTCAAGGAGATCCTGGGCCTGCTGGCGGCGGTGCCCACGCTGGTCTGCGTCAACCTGGAGCGGCCCGCCGTCCTCCCGGAGATCGCCGCGAAGGCCGCCGCGCTCGTCGCCGACTACGGGGCCTCGGACGCGGCCCTGCTCGACGTCGCCTTCGGCCGGGCCCGCGCCGAGGGCCGGCTCCCCTTCGAACTGCCGCGTTCCATGGCGGCGGTGGAGGCGTCCCGCCCGGACGTCCCCAACGACACCGAGGACCCGGTCTTCCCGTACGGCCACGGCCTGGCGCTCTGA
- a CDS encoding MFS transporter: protein MAVTPDAAPLGKATAPSPERPEQIENAPASLVLGLALAQFGTYLAVLTPVIVTLALRVNQIVPEASRGAALGQVLSVGALLAMLGNPVFGALSDRTTSRFGRRRPWLLGGMTVGLAGLLVVALGGSVLTLMLGWALAQLGINATLAALTSCVPDLVPDRQRARVSGIVGMTLSLSLVAGAGLAQLFSGSLFLAFLVPGLIGLASVGLLAVIIKDRDRPARVGAFQPYSVKEFLRSFWVNPRRHPDFMWNFVGRFLVFTGAACVTSYSVYFLMDRMGYDGNEVTDKFFLGTLVLVAATVVGSIAGGQLSDRSGRRKPYVLGSSLGMAVGLALVATSQTFGMYLLAMVVFGFAEGLYLSVDMALAAAVLPNPEESAKDMGVLNIGNALPQSLVPIIAPVLLAVGGSGSNYNALFLFGAVASIAGALAVQFVRSVK, encoded by the coding sequence ATGGCCGTCACCCCGGACGCCGCCCCGCTCGGCAAGGCCACCGCCCCGTCCCCCGAGCGCCCCGAACAGATCGAGAACGCCCCCGCGAGCCTCGTACTCGGCCTCGCCCTGGCCCAGTTCGGCACCTATCTCGCGGTCCTCACCCCGGTCATCGTCACCCTCGCCCTGCGCGTGAACCAGATCGTCCCGGAGGCGAGCCGGGGCGCGGCCCTCGGCCAGGTGCTCTCCGTCGGCGCCCTGCTCGCGATGCTCGGCAACCCGGTCTTCGGCGCCCTCTCCGACCGTACGACCAGCCGTTTCGGCCGGCGCCGCCCCTGGCTGCTCGGCGGCATGACCGTCGGGCTCGCCGGTCTGCTGGTGGTCGCCCTCGGCGGCAGTGTCCTCACCCTGATGCTCGGCTGGGCGCTGGCGCAGCTCGGCATCAACGCCACCCTCGCCGCGCTCACCTCCTGCGTACCGGACCTGGTCCCGGACCGGCAGCGGGCCCGGGTCTCCGGCATCGTCGGCATGACCCTGTCGCTGTCGCTGGTCGCCGGAGCCGGACTCGCCCAGCTCTTCAGCGGCTCGCTCTTCCTCGCGTTCCTCGTGCCCGGGCTGATCGGCCTGGCCTCCGTCGGCCTTCTCGCCGTGATCATCAAGGACCGCGACCGCCCGGCGCGCGTCGGCGCGTTCCAGCCGTACAGCGTCAAGGAGTTCCTGCGCAGCTTCTGGGTGAATCCGCGCCGGCACCCCGACTTCATGTGGAACTTCGTCGGCCGCTTCCTGGTCTTCACCGGCGCCGCCTGCGTGACCAGCTACTCCGTCTACTTCCTGATGGACCGCATGGGCTACGACGGGAACGAGGTCACCGACAAGTTCTTCCTCGGCACCCTCGTGTTGGTCGCCGCGACCGTCGTCGGCTCGATCGCGGGCGGCCAGCTCTCCGACCGCTCGGGCCGCCGCAAGCCGTACGTCCTCGGCTCCTCGCTGGGGATGGCGGTCGGGCTCGCGCTGGTGGCGACCTCGCAGACCTTCGGGATGTATCTCCTCGCCATGGTCGTCTTCGGCTTCGCCGAGGGGCTCTATCTCTCGGTCGACATGGCGCTGGCCGCAGCCGTGCTGCCCAACCCGGAGGAGTCCGCCAAGGACATGGGCGTCCTCAACATCGGCAACGCCCTCCCCCAGTCCCTCGTCCCGATCATCGCCCCGGTCCTGCTGGCCGTCGGCGGCAGCGGCTCCAACTACAACGCCCTGTTCCTCTTCGGCGCGGTCGCCTCGATCGCGGGCGCCCTCGCCGTCCAGTTCGTCCGCTCGGTCAAGTAG
- a CDS encoding TetR/AcrR family transcriptional regulator: protein MVQNRRSEGSGARGSYAVGDERRLRILDAAVEHFAQRGFHASSLARIAKDVGITQGGLLHHFRSKEDLLVQVLERIDETDRDRFFSQEFASTAQMFAALVRLAEYNGARLGRTRMFNVLAAEAGDPGHPAHAYFVRRYAEVVDTVAGVLRHGVDAGELRADTDVVAVAQELAAVMDGLQIQWVLDPKGFDMTGRFRAYLERVARGIGVEGAQGM from the coding sequence ATGGTGCAGAACCGGAGGTCGGAAGGGTCCGGCGCGCGTGGCTCGTACGCCGTCGGGGACGAGCGGCGGCTGCGGATTCTCGACGCGGCCGTCGAGCACTTCGCCCAGCGGGGGTTCCACGCCTCCTCGCTCGCCCGGATCGCCAAGGACGTCGGCATCACCCAGGGCGGGCTGCTGCACCACTTCCGCAGCAAGGAGGACCTGCTCGTCCAGGTGCTGGAGCGCATAGACGAGACCGACCGGGACCGCTTCTTCTCCCAGGAGTTCGCGTCGACGGCCCAGATGTTCGCGGCGCTCGTGAGACTCGCCGAGTACAACGGCGCGAGGCTGGGCCGCACCCGGATGTTCAACGTCCTGGCCGCCGAGGCGGGCGACCCCGGGCATCCCGCCCACGCGTACTTCGTCAGGCGGTACGCCGAGGTGGTGGACACCGTGGCCGGGGTGCTGCGGCACGGCGTGGACGCCGGTGAACTGCGGGCCGACACGGATGTCGTCGCCGTCGCGCAGGAGTTGGCGGCGGTGATGGACGGGCTGCAGATCCAGTGGGTGCTGGATCCGAAGGGGTTCGACATGACGGGCCGGTTCCGGGCGTATCTGGAACGGGTGGCTCGGGGGATCGGGGTGGAGGGGGCGCAGGGGATGTAG
- a CDS encoding rhomboid-like protein, whose translation MDAAESVDAVETVDGAGPVDIAGPPAASVPAPVLDGMPRQPGAAPARVATPEPEPAPEPAPEPAPEPAPEPEPEPEPALEPAPEPAPELAPEAQAERPEREFAGLEGGASARRTRSPIPRPWRLLPTPTGTPFTFFYATVLVVTSLIAEYADPALVHALHQGSSTDVAHLVGTPALVLLASALWVAGGVGSPYALGLLLVLTALERRIGGRRTAGVFLLGHVLATLATEIPVGLAVLAGHLPDSSLHRLDYGISFGVAASVGALAGLLSPWLRWPILLGFGGMLVDDLIAFTDPMANWGHLLSLAIGVATWPVVRRWRRAERAGPAVGPGRGRTATTAV comes from the coding sequence TTGGACGCCGCCGAGAGCGTGGACGCCGTCGAGACCGTGGACGGTGCGGGGCCCGTGGACATCGCGGGGCCCCCGGCCGCCAGCGTCCCGGCACCCGTCCTCGACGGCATGCCGCGGCAGCCGGGTGCGGCGCCCGCGCGGGTGGCGACACCCGAACCGGAACCGGCACCCGAACCGGCACCCGAACCGGCACCCGAACCGGCACCCGAACCGGAACCCGAACCGGAACCGGCACTGGAACCGGCACCGGAACCGGCACCGGAGTTGGCGCCGGAAGCGCAAGCGGAGCGGCCGGAGCGGGAGTTCGCGGGGCTCGAAGGCGGCGCGTCCGCCCGGCGTACGCGCTCCCCGATCCCGCGCCCCTGGCGGCTGCTCCCCACCCCCACCGGGACGCCCTTCACCTTCTTCTACGCCACCGTCCTGGTGGTCACCTCGCTGATCGCCGAGTACGCCGATCCGGCCCTGGTGCACGCGCTGCACCAGGGCTCAAGTACGGATGTGGCGCACCTGGTCGGGACCCCCGCGCTCGTGCTGCTCGCGAGCGCGCTGTGGGTCGCGGGCGGGGTCGGATCGCCGTACGCCCTCGGTCTGCTGCTGGTGCTGACCGCGCTGGAACGCCGGATCGGTGGTCGGCGCACGGCCGGGGTCTTCCTGCTGGGGCATGTCCTCGCCACGCTCGCGACCGAGATCCCGGTGGGCCTCGCCGTCCTGGCGGGACATCTCCCCGACAGCTCCCTCCACCGCCTCGACTACGGCATCAGCTTCGGGGTGGCGGCCAGTGTGGGTGCCCTGGCCGGACTGCTGTCGCCGTGGCTGCGGTGGCCGATCCTGCTGGGGTTCGGCGGCATGCTGGTGGACGACCTGATCGCGTTCACGGACCCGATGGCGAACTGGGGCCATCTGCTGTCCCTGGCGATCGGGGTGGCGACCTGGCCGGTGGTGCGGCGCTGGCGGCGGGCGGAGCGGGCCGGTCCGGCCGTCGGCCCCGGGCGGGGTCGGACGGCCACGACCGCCGTGTAG
- a CDS encoding GNAT family N-acetyltransferase — protein sequence MDGLVRAWVDGWVLSRGAAPPVVEPWGRTIDMGMAQHVTRHVLSATGDQVEETTVRKVADAVTGTGVWLKVFAEPSRVTPWLGEGWWVDPEPGCLMSTRLGTHGSPAATPLPVPDGYRLRTWSSGGVTRVMIAAPDGSFAARGQIAPTGTTAVVDQMETSPDHRRRGLGTLVMHTLTRSALARGAEIGVLGGTPDGRALYESLGWRVEAPLTSARSTGRS from the coding sequence GTGGACGGACTGGTACGGGCCTGGGTCGACGGATGGGTGCTCTCACGCGGTGCCGCGCCCCCGGTGGTCGAGCCGTGGGGCCGCACGATCGACATGGGCATGGCCCAGCACGTCACCCGCCACGTCCTCTCCGCGACCGGCGACCAGGTGGAGGAGACGACGGTCCGGAAGGTCGCGGACGCCGTCACCGGGACCGGGGTCTGGCTCAAGGTCTTCGCGGAGCCGTCGAGGGTGACGCCCTGGCTGGGCGAGGGCTGGTGGGTGGACCCCGAACCGGGCTGCCTGATGTCGACCCGCCTGGGAACGCACGGGTCCCCCGCCGCCACTCCCCTCCCCGTCCCCGACGGCTACCGGCTCCGCACCTGGTCGTCCGGTGGCGTGACCCGGGTGATGATCGCCGCGCCGGACGGCTCCTTCGCCGCACGCGGCCAGATCGCCCCCACCGGCACCACCGCCGTCGTCGACCAGATGGAGACGTCCCCGGACCACCGCCGCCGCGGCCTCGGCACCCTCGTCATGCACACCCTCACCCGCTCCGCGCTCGCCCGGGGCGCGGAGATCGGCGTCCTGGGCGGAACACCGGACGGCCGGGCGCTGTACGAGTCACTGGGGTGGAGGGTGGAGGCACCACTGACGAGCGCGAGGTCCACGGGGCGGTCGTGA
- the lon gene encoding endopeptidase La: MASTSAPLTLPVLPLDEEVVLPGMVVPLDLNDTDVRAAVEAAQAASRAEPGKPKVLLVPRIDGAYASTGVLGTVEQVGRLADGDPGALIRARGRVRIGAGTTGPGAALWVEGTRIDDSVPEPLPGQVTELVKEYKALATSWLRKRGAWQVVDRVQAIDDVSALADNSGYSPFLTVEQKIRLLETEDPIARLKLATQQLRDHLAEQDVAETIAKDVQEGVEKQQREFLLRRQLEAVRKELRELNGEQDGEESDDYRARVEAADLPETVREAALKEVDKLERSSDQSPEGGWIRTWLDTVLELPWNERTQDEYDIRGAKRVLDAEHAGLEDVKERITEYLAVRKRRADRGLGVVGGRRGGAVLALVGPPGVGKTSLGESVAHAMGRKFVRVALGGVRDEAEIRGHRRTYVGALPGRIVRAIKEAGSMNPVVLLDEIDKVGSDFRGDPAAALLEVLDPAQNHTFRDHYLEVELDLSDVVFLATANVLEAIPEALLDRMELVRLDGYTEDEKVVIARDHLLPRQLERAGLGADEVVLDESALRKLAGEYTREAGVRNLERSVARLLRKVAAQHELGQRELPFTVTDGDLRGLIGRPHHVPESAQDPAERRTAVPGVATGLAVTGAGGDVLYVEASLADPETGAAGLTLTGQLGDVMKESAQIALSFLRAHGAELELPVADLKDRGAHIHFPAGAVPKDGPSAGVTMTTALASLLSGRLVRTDVAMTGEVSLTGRVLPIGGVKQKLLAAHRAGVTTVIIPKRNEADLDDVPAEVLDKLDVHAVTDVRQVLELALAPAEVGVPLAA; encoded by the coding sequence ATGGCATCGACGTCCGCACCGCTCACCCTGCCCGTGCTGCCGCTCGACGAAGAGGTCGTGCTGCCGGGAATGGTGGTGCCGTTGGACCTCAATGACACGGATGTACGGGCCGCGGTGGAGGCCGCGCAGGCGGCTTCCCGGGCCGAGCCCGGGAAGCCGAAGGTCCTGCTGGTGCCGCGGATCGACGGGGCGTACGCGAGCACGGGTGTGCTCGGGACCGTCGAGCAGGTCGGACGGCTGGCGGACGGAGACCCCGGCGCGCTCATCCGCGCGCGGGGACGCGTACGGATCGGGGCCGGGACCACCGGGCCCGGTGCCGCGCTGTGGGTCGAGGGGACCCGGATCGACGACAGCGTGCCGGAGCCGCTGCCCGGACAGGTGACCGAACTCGTCAAGGAGTACAAGGCACTCGCCACCAGCTGGCTGCGCAAGCGCGGAGCCTGGCAGGTCGTGGACCGGGTGCAGGCGATCGACGACGTCTCCGCGCTCGCCGACAACTCCGGCTACTCGCCCTTCCTCACCGTCGAGCAGAAGATCCGGCTCCTGGAGACCGAGGACCCGATCGCCCGGCTGAAGCTCGCCACCCAGCAGCTGCGCGACCACCTCGCCGAGCAGGACGTCGCGGAGACCATCGCCAAGGACGTCCAGGAGGGCGTCGAGAAGCAGCAGCGCGAGTTCCTGCTGCGGCGGCAGCTCGAAGCCGTCCGCAAGGAACTGCGTGAACTCAACGGCGAGCAGGACGGCGAGGAGTCCGACGACTACCGGGCCCGCGTCGAGGCCGCCGATCTGCCGGAGACGGTACGGGAGGCCGCGCTCAAGGAGGTCGACAAGCTGGAGCGGTCCAGCGACCAGTCGCCCGAGGGCGGCTGGATCCGGACCTGGCTCGACACCGTGCTCGAACTGCCCTGGAACGAGCGGACCCAGGACGAGTACGACATCCGCGGCGCGAAGCGGGTGCTGGACGCCGAGCACGCCGGGCTGGAGGACGTGAAGGAGCGCATCACCGAGTATCTGGCCGTCAGGAAGCGGCGCGCGGACCGGGGACTGGGTGTCGTCGGCGGGCGGCGCGGCGGTGCCGTGCTCGCGCTCGTCGGGCCGCCCGGTGTCGGCAAGACCAGCCTCGGCGAGTCCGTGGCGCACGCGATGGGCAGGAAGTTCGTCCGGGTCGCGCTCGGCGGGGTGCGCGACGAGGCGGAGATCCGCGGGCACCGGCGTACGTATGTCGGGGCGCTCCCCGGACGGATCGTCCGCGCCATCAAGGAAGCCGGGTCCATGAACCCCGTCGTGCTCCTCGACGAGATCGACAAGGTGGGCTCCGACTTCCGGGGCGACCCGGCCGCCGCGCTGCTCGAAGTCCTCGACCCGGCGCAGAACCACACCTTCCGGGACCACTACCTGGAAGTGGAGTTGGACCTCAGCGACGTCGTCTTCCTCGCCACGGCCAATGTGCTGGAGGCGATCCCCGAGGCGCTGCTCGACCGGATGGAACTGGTCCGGCTGGACGGCTACACCGAGGACGAGAAGGTCGTCATCGCCCGCGACCACCTGCTGCCCCGGCAGCTGGAGCGGGCCGGGCTCGGCGCCGACGAGGTCGTCCTCGACGAGAGCGCGCTGCGCAAGCTGGCCGGTGAGTACACCCGCGAGGCGGGCGTACGGAACCTGGAGCGGTCCGTGGCGAGGCTGCTGCGCAAGGTCGCGGCCCAGCACGAACTGGGGCAGCGGGAGCTGCCGTTCACCGTCACCGACGGGGATCTGCGCGGGCTCATCGGCCGCCCCCACCATGTGCCCGAGTCGGCCCAGGACCCGGCGGAGCGGCGTACGGCGGTGCCGGGTGTCGCGACCGGGCTCGCGGTCACCGGCGCGGGCGGTGACGTGCTGTACGTCGAGGCGTCGCTCGCCGATCCGGAGACGGGCGCGGCGGGGCTGACGCTCACCGGTCAGCTGGGTGACGTGATGAAGGAGTCCGCGCAGATCGCGCTCTCCTTCCTGCGCGCGCACGGCGCGGAGCTGGAGCTGCCGGTCGCCGACCTCAAGGACCGGGGCGCGCACATCCACTTCCCGGCGGGCGCGGTCCCGAAGGACGGACCGAGCGCCGGTGTCACCATGACGACGGCCCTCGCCTCGCTGCTGTCCGGGCGGCTCGTGCGGACGGATGTGGCGATGACGGGGGAGGTGTCGCTGACCGGGCGGGTGCTGCCGATCGGTGGTGTCAAGCAGAAGCTGCTCGCGGCGCATCGGGCCGGTGTCACCACGGTCATCATCCCCAAGCGGAACGAGGCCGACCTCGACGACGTCCCCGCCGAGGTCCTCGACAAGCTCGACGTCCACGCCGTCACCGATGTCCGGCAGGTGCTGGAGCTGGCGCTCGCGCCGGCGGAGGTGGGGGTGCCTCTGGCTGCCTGA
- a CDS encoding IS4 family transposase has translation MFAPGHLGELTRIIPFEMVDAVLAETGAVQQRLRKIPARVVVYLLLAAALFEDCGYLAVWRRLTAALETIPVVKITGAGLWDARRRLGVRPMRALFDLLRGPATVIRTRGARFKGLLAVAIDGTYLDVPDSPPHRARLGKGSNRFGTAGYPQICLTALVACGTRAILDAAFGPRSQGETGHGRRLMRSLHAGMIVLLDRGFSGNAFLTAVAATEASFLARITATRKPPVLARFGDGSHLSRFGALEVRIIECEITVTTSQGRRTGLYRLATNLLDHHRYPASDLVSLYHERWEVESAYFAIKKTMLGRRVLRSTTPPGIAQEVYALLSAYQALRIAIADATGATPGTDPDRASFSVALRCARDQIVQAAGIIAGTTIDLVGTIGRTVLEHLMPARRLRISPRAVKRPLSRYAYKSLNIDRRTYTATLSINILTPTISP, from the coding sequence GTGTTCGCCCCGGGGCATCTGGGGGAACTCACCCGGATCATCCCGTTCGAGATGGTCGATGCGGTCCTTGCCGAGACCGGTGCTGTCCAGCAACGGCTGCGGAAGATTCCCGCCCGGGTGGTGGTCTACCTGCTGCTGGCCGCGGCCCTGTTCGAGGACTGCGGCTACCTGGCCGTCTGGCGCAGGCTCACCGCCGCGCTGGAGACGATACCGGTCGTGAAGATCACCGGCGCGGGGCTCTGGGACGCCCGCAGGCGTCTGGGCGTGCGGCCCATGCGGGCCCTGTTCGATCTGCTGCGCGGGCCGGCCACGGTGATCCGCACCCGCGGCGCCCGCTTCAAGGGCCTGCTGGCCGTTGCGATCGACGGCACCTACCTCGACGTTCCCGACAGCCCGCCGCACCGGGCCCGTCTGGGCAAGGGGTCCAACCGGTTCGGAACTGCCGGCTACCCGCAGATCTGCCTGACCGCGCTGGTGGCCTGTGGCACCCGGGCGATCCTGGATGCCGCCTTCGGACCGCGCTCCCAGGGAGAGACCGGACACGGCAGGCGGCTCATGCGCTCCCTGCACGCCGGAATGATCGTCCTGCTGGACCGGGGCTTTTCGGGCAACGCGTTCCTGACAGCCGTCGCCGCCACCGAAGCCTCCTTCCTCGCACGCATCACTGCCACCCGCAAACCTCCCGTCCTGGCCCGCTTCGGCGACGGCTCCCACCTCTCCCGCTTCGGCGCCCTCGAGGTCCGCATCATCGAATGCGAGATCACCGTCACCACCAGCCAGGGCCGCCGCACCGGGCTCTACCGGCTGGCCACCAACCTCCTGGACCACCACCGCTACCCGGCATCCGACCTGGTCAGTCTGTATCACGAGCGGTGGGAAGTGGAGTCCGCCTACTTCGCGATCAAGAAAACGATGCTGGGCCGGCGGGTCCTGCGCTCCACCACTCCGCCCGGCATCGCCCAGGAGGTCTACGCCCTGCTGAGCGCCTACCAGGCCCTGCGGATCGCTATCGCCGACGCCACCGGGGCCACACCCGGAACAGACCCGGACCGGGCCAGCTTCAGCGTTGCCCTGCGATGCGCCCGCGACCAGATCGTCCAGGCCGCGGGCATCATCGCCGGCACCACGATCGACCTCGTCGGGACGATCGGCCGAACCGTCCTGGAACACCTCATGCCCGCCCGCCGCCTCCGCATCAGCCCCCGCGCAGTGAAACGACCCCTGTCCCGATACGCCTACAAAAGCCTCAATATCGACCGACGCACCTACACAGCCACCCTCAGCATCAACATCTTGACGCCGACGATCAGCCCATAA